One genomic region from Acidobacteriota bacterium encodes:
- a CDS encoding cyclic nucleotide-binding domain-containing protein: MAFWSKDKGEKEAPLDPSAYVARKEYPKAIAAYRAQISAQPKNYVLRHKVADVLCLAGREKDSLADYSAAADGYQEEGFLIKAIAILKKMQKLDPGNASVEARLTKLSVLGSSASAAVASPLLDLSSRAGEDDGRDELSLDMEAIDDQPSIPVAPMDEGPSPPGPANLLATPLFSDLTPDEMKGMIGRLRHRDFAAGTVLVTEGEPGDSLFVLSQGRVRVTTRGPKGKAVDLAELKEGDFFGEVSLLTGRPRTATITSLEDTEVLELNREDLVELERTHPRVTAVIREFYEKRVASTVEAMIQAARPPKPTSRG, translated from the coding sequence ATGGCTTTCTGGAGCAAGGACAAGGGCGAGAAGGAGGCCCCTCTCGATCCCTCCGCCTACGTCGCCCGGAAGGAGTATCCGAAGGCGATAGCCGCCTACCGGGCGCAGATCTCGGCCCAGCCCAAGAACTACGTTCTGAGGCACAAGGTTGCCGACGTCCTGTGCCTCGCGGGTCGTGAGAAAGACTCCCTCGCCGACTACTCGGCCGCCGCCGACGGATACCAGGAGGAAGGCTTCCTCATCAAGGCCATCGCAATCCTGAAGAAGATGCAGAAGCTCGATCCGGGCAACGCCTCGGTCGAAGCGCGTCTGACCAAGCTCTCGGTGCTTGGCTCCTCCGCCTCGGCGGCCGTCGCCTCTCCGCTCCTGGACCTCTCCTCCCGCGCCGGCGAGGACGACGGGCGGGATGAGCTGTCGCTGGACATGGAGGCGATCGACGACCAGCCGTCCATTCCCGTCGCGCCCATGGACGAAGGGCCGTCGCCACCGGGCCCGGCCAACCTCCTCGCGACGCCGCTCTTCTCGGACCTGACCCCTGACGAGATGAAGGGGATGATCGGGCGGCTGCGCCACCGCGACTTCGCGGCCGGCACCGTCCTCGTGACCGAGGGAGAACCCGGCGACTCGCTCTTCGTCCTCAGCCAGGGGCGCGTTCGCGTGACGACGCGCGGGCCGAAGGGGAAGGCAGTCGATCTCGCGGAGCTGAAGGAGGGGGATTTCTTCGGCGAGGTCTCGTTGCTGACGGGAAGGCCACGGACCGCGACGATCACGAGCCTCGAGGATACCGAGGTGCTCGAGCTGAACAGGGAGGATCTCGTGGAGCTCGAGAGAACCCACCCCCGCGTCACGGCGGTCATCCGTGAGTTCTACGAGAAGCGCGTCGCCTCGACGGTCGAGGCGATGATCCAGGCGGCGAGGCCGCCGAAGCCCACGAGCCGGGGCTGA
- the def gene encoding peptide deformylase: MPVRRIVKFGDPVLQAPTARVAHITDEIRDLVRDMFETMYAAPGVGLAANQVGVGLRIAVIDTSVGEDPDARIVMINPEVISSSGTQVDEEGCLSIPGFTEFVQRPMKAAFRALDLEGREFTMEGEGFLARAICHETDHLDGRLYIHRLGGIKRSLITKRIRKSVDAGDWEEVYP; encoded by the coding sequence ATGCCGGTCCGCCGCATCGTCAAGTTCGGAGACCCCGTGCTTCAGGCGCCGACGGCGCGCGTCGCGCACATCACGGACGAGATCCGTGATCTGGTGCGCGACATGTTCGAGACCATGTACGCCGCCCCGGGCGTCGGGCTGGCCGCGAACCAGGTGGGGGTCGGCCTGAGGATCGCCGTCATCGACACCAGCGTCGGTGAGGACCCGGACGCGCGCATCGTGATGATCAATCCCGAAGTCATCTCCTCCTCGGGAACTCAGGTGGACGAGGAGGGATGCCTCAGCATTCCGGGATTCACAGAGTTCGTGCAGCGTCCGATGAAAGCCGCCTTCCGCGCCCTCGACCTCGAGGGTCGCGAGTTCACGATGGAGGGAGAGGGCTTTCTCGCGCGCGCGATATGCCACGAGACCGATCACCTCGACGGCAGGCTCTACATCCACCGGCTCGGGGGGATCAAGCGCAGCCTCATCACGAAGCGCATCCGCAAGTCCGTGGACGCCGGCGATTGGGAGGAGGTCTATCCTTGA
- a CDS encoding FecR domain-containing protein — protein MRTQRAVLAGTAVLPLFFLAALPAHAQQHDDVGATAAATVDASSTAPGDDQPAVAPARGATYARLREFEGGISLKREDENASQDVHLEVNSPLMPGDQVWTGEDGRLEIQLADGSLLRLDRNSRLSLLNLADREASFDDTTLIRLMNGSLYVRADNFDAHSRRFQIDTPAGSVFLLSGGSFRLDVGVDGVSTVASYRGVAEILADDVSVMAHSGERATAEPGRRPSDARAFNTLHRDPFDEWVESRDDSYASADSRRGPRPEVPDQVAPYAGELNRYGTWRDDSNYGWVWQPAGVAPDWRPYYYGSWYNAPIGATWVSSEPWGWAPYHYGRWQWALGLGWFWAPGIVYSGAYVSWSVGPSYYGWCPLGYYNSPVVIAGGGFGFVYVPHTYLYSNGVHHHTYGYSDVARYRLEQNAVPMRGNPSWRAGARPELTGATSYRRAVVDARLGPARQPLGAGSSTAAPFSVREKETYRRATLEHQASMRRSSDSTPRAAGPRGLDSRPVDFKWRSARYSQSPGVARQMRPSAVAPDEPASPATGRPMHPPLRMLPESGRRSTAINPWTPGEKQINDSTADNPNAARQDGNRGQSSIARPPQADPRATSRPTDSGPAPHPRADVGRYASGGQFVMPDRPAQPGSQRREFAQRPNHPTTGGAPGGGYSPRPSRPTGAGSPGVRSSQTPSHPTPRPQAAERGKGGGHRK, from the coding sequence ATGAGAACTCAGCGAGCGGTTCTCGCAGGCACTGCGGTTCTCCCCTTGTTCTTCCTTGCGGCGCTTCCGGCTCATGCGCAACAGCACGACGACGTTGGGGCGACCGCCGCCGCGACGGTCGATGCCTCGAGCACGGCCCCCGGCGACGATCAGCCGGCGGTCGCTCCCGCCCGCGGCGCCACCTACGCGCGGCTGCGCGAATTCGAGGGCGGGATATCCCTCAAGCGGGAGGACGAGAACGCGAGCCAGGACGTCCATCTCGAGGTCAACTCGCCGCTGATGCCGGGCGATCAGGTCTGGACCGGCGAGGACGGCCGCCTCGAAATCCAGCTCGCGGATGGCTCCCTCCTTCGACTCGATCGCAACTCCAGGCTCTCGCTCCTCAATCTCGCCGATCGGGAGGCCAGCTTCGATGACACCACGCTCATCCGCCTGATGAACGGCAGCCTCTACGTTCGCGCGGACAACTTCGACGCGCACAGTCGCCGGTTCCAGATCGACACCCCGGCCGGATCCGTCTTCCTCCTCTCCGGCGGCTCGTTCCGCCTCGACGTCGGCGTCGACGGCGTGTCCACGGTCGCCTCGTACCGCGGCGTCGCCGAAATCCTCGCGGACGACGTCTCGGTCATGGCGCACAGCGGCGAGCGCGCGACCGCGGAGCCAGGACGCCGCCCCTCCGACGCGCGAGCGTTCAACACTCTTCATCGCGATCCGTTCGACGAGTGGGTCGAGAGCCGGGACGACAGCTACGCCTCCGCCGACAGCCGCCGCGGTCCGAGGCCCGAGGTTCCGGATCAGGTCGCTCCGTACGCCGGTGAGCTCAACCGCTACGGCACTTGGCGCGACGATTCCAACTACGGCTGGGTGTGGCAGCCCGCCGGCGTCGCCCCCGACTGGCGGCCCTACTACTACGGTTCCTGGTACAACGCACCGATCGGCGCGACGTGGGTCTCATCCGAACCCTGGGGCTGGGCGCCGTACCATTACGGTCGCTGGCAGTGGGCCCTCGGACTCGGCTGGTTCTGGGCGCCGGGAATCGTCTACTCGGGTGCGTACGTCTCGTGGTCCGTGGGCCCGAGCTACTACGGCTGGTGTCCGCTCGGCTACTACAACTCACCTGTCGTGATCGCCGGAGGCGGCTTCGGGTTCGTCTACGTCCCGCACACGTACCTGTACTCGAACGGCGTCCACCATCACACGTACGGTTACTCCGACGTCGCGCGGTACCGCCTGGAGCAGAACGCCGTGCCGATGAGGGGAAATCCTTCCTGGAGGGCCGGCGCGCGCCCCGAGTTGACGGGCGCGACCTCCTACCGCCGTGCGGTCGTGGATGCCCGCCTCGGCCCTGCGCGCCAGCCGCTGGGCGCGGGGTCGAGCACGGCAGCTCCATTCAGCGTCCGCGAGAAGGAGACCTACCGCCGCGCGACGCTCGAGCACCAGGCCTCGATGAGGCGATCGAGCGACTCGACTCCGAGGGCGGCGGGACCGCGCGGCCTCGACTCGCGACCCGTCGACTTCAAGTGGAGATCCGCCCGTTACTCGCAGTCGCCAGGAGTCGCTCGGCAGATGCGACCGTCCGCCGTCGCGCCGGATGAGCCGGCGTCGCCGGCGACCGGTCGGCCGATGCACCCGCCGCTGAGGATGCTGCCGGAATCGGGGCGTCGATCCACCGCCATCAACCCATGGACGCCCGGCGAGAAGCAGATCAACGACTCCACGGCGGATAACCCGAATGCGGCCCGACAGGATGGCAATAGAGGACAGAGCTCAATCGCTCGGCCGCCTCAGGCGGATCCACGAGCCACCTCCCGCCCCACCGATTCCGGTCCTGCCCCGCATCCCCGGGCCGACGTGGGCCGCTACGCTTCGGGCGGACAGTTCGTGATGCCGGACCGCCCGGCACAGCCTGGCTCGCAGAGACGGGAATTCGCCCAGCGCCCGAACCACCCGACCACAGGCGGCGCGCCGGGCGGCGGATACTCGCCGAGACCGAGCCGGCCGACGGGCGCCGGCTCTCCCGGAGTGAGAAGCTCCCAGACTCCCTCGCACCCGACCCCCCGGCCGCAGGCGGCCGAGAGGGGAAAGGGCGGCGGACACAGGAAGTAA